From the genome of Treponema peruense:
CTAAGGGCACTGGAACACAGGGGAACATTACCCGCCGATTCCGAAAAAAAACAGCTGCAGAATGCCACCTCTTCCCTTACAAAAGAGAAATTTGCAGCATCGCTTTCCCCAAAACAAAAACAGCTTTTTGAAAGACTTGAATTTGACCTTACACGCGACCAGATGCAATCCATCTTTGAAATGAATGCAGAAATAGACCGCAGCCAAAATGAAAACAATTCCATGGAAAATTCTGCGTGGAATCTTCAGAGAAATCCTTTTTCAATGCAACGGCTTTTACAGGGAGACGTCGGAAGCGGAAAAACACTGGCAGCATTCTTTGTGTGCCTGCGTGTAGTCGATTACGGAGGCCAGTGCGCTGTTCTTGCACCGACAGAACTTCTTGCCCGCCAGCATGCCGACAACGCCGCAAAAAGACTTGGCCCACTTGGCGTAAAAGTTGCATTTCTTACTGCAAACATAAAATCTGCAGGCCGCGAAAATTTACTGAAAGCACTCAAAACCGGTGACATAGACATCGTTATCGGAACACATGCACTGTTCAGCCACAACACAAATTACAAAAAACTGCAGCTTGCCGTAATAGACGAGCAGCACAGATTCGGCGTGGCACAAAGGGAAAGTATCGTGGCAAAAGGCCGTGTTTCTGAAGGAAAATACACCCACACTCCCGATGTACTCATGATGAGCGCAACACCTATTCCGCAGACATTGGCCCTTACAGTATTCGGCGATCTGGACATCAGCACAATAAGAACAATGCCCGAAGGAAGAAAAAGCATAAAAACCTACCTGAGCGTCATGGGACATGAAGCAAACGTTTACGAAGCCGTACGCAAAGAACTACAGGCTGGAAGACAGGCATATTTCGTTTACCCGAGAATTTCGGAAGAAAACCAGGACAAAAGCTTAAAGTCAGCACAGGAAATGTTCACTTTTCTTTCAAATAAAGTCTACCCGGAATACAAATGCGCTCTCGTACACGGAAAAACCGAAGAAACAGAACAGAATGCGCTTCTGGACAGTTTCAGAGACGGAACAACAAATATTCTTGTAGCAACGACAGTTGTAGAAGTAGGAGTAGACGTACCGAATGCAACCTGTATGGTAATAGAACATGCAGACAGGTTCGGACTGGCAGAACTTCACCAGTTAAGGGGGCGTGTCGGACGCGGAAGTGCACAGTCCTATTGTTTTCTTATCTACGGAAAAAATATAACACAAACGGGAATAGAGCGACTTAAGGCTCTTCATGAAACAACAGACGGATTCAAAATTGCAGAAGAAGATTTAAAACTTCGCGGACCGGGAGAAGTTTCAGGAACAGTCCAGTCCGGCTATCTTACACTGAATATAGCTGATCTTGCCCGCGACAAGGAAGTTCTCAAAACTGCCCGTCTGGACGCAATCAGCTTTTTGCAAAAACAGCAGAAAATCTAAGAATTAAGCAACGTAGTCAACAAGCTTGTCTTTTCTGGAAGAATTTCTTATTCTCATTATTGCAGTTTTTTCTATCTGGCGGATTCTTTCTTTTGTAAGGTTAAAGTGGTCACCAACCTGCTTCAAGGACATACACTCACCGCTGTCCAGACCGAATCTCATTCTCAAAACCTGTGCAGACTTGCTGTCCAAAGTTCCGAGTACTTCAAAAATACTGTCGCGAAGAGAAGAGTCCATTGCATTTTCACTCGGGTCAGAGCGAGTATCACTTGCAACACTGTCACCCAAAGTCATTTTTCCGCTGTCATCGTAAGAAGACGGAGCGTCAAGACTAAGTGTGTCTCTTGAAATATCAAGCATCTCGCGAACATGGTATTTTGTCATTCCAAGCATGGAAGCAATCTCGTCAAGTTCCTGAGCCTCAGTCTTTTTTGAAGAACCTGATACGGCTTTTCTTGCTTTTTCTATCTGAAGAATTTCATTTGTTCTGTTCATCGGAAGGCGGATTGCGCGGCCCTTTTCATAAACAGCCTTAAGAATTGACTGGCGGATCCACCATACAGCGTACGAAATAAAATGATATCCACGGTCTACATCAAAGCGTGTAACAGCTTCAAGAAGTCCAACATAACCTTCACTTATAAGGTCTTCAAGATCAAGACCCCTGTTCTGGTACTTTTTTGCTACATTGACAACAAAGCGCATGTTTGAAGAAACCAGCAGATCGCGTGCAGCCTTGTCTCCCGAAGCGGCTTTTTTTGCAAGTTCTACTTCCTTTTCATTTGAGAGAAGAGGAATCTTATTGATTTCGTTCAGATGAAGTTTCATTACGTCTAAATCTTTGCAAAAACTGTCTTTCATATTGCCACCTCGTAAAATATTTCTTATACTTTATATATAGCATATAGTGTGCCAACATTTAAAAAAGACAAAAAAAAATCAAAAAACTTAAAAAAAAGCGGATTCTGGCGCAAATTCTGTGTCATTTTAGACACAAAAAATTTGTCAGAAAAAAAACTGAGTCAAATTTTCCCGCCGCAAAAAAAAGATAAAAAAAAGTGCGTCATTATGACACACTTAAACAGAATAATATGGAAATTTAAGACCGTCGGAATAAATTCTGACGATCTTTTTTCATTTTATAAGAAAATAAACTTACTCTACAACAGCGATGATATCAGAGTTCTTAAGAATAAGATAATCTTCACCGTCAATTTTTATTCCGGTTCCGGCATACTTGTCATAAAGAATCTTGTCACCGACCTTTACAGTAATTTTTTCATCTTCTGTTCCGGGACCTACAGCCTCTACAGTTGCCTGCTGGGTTTTTTCCTGTGCTGTGTCAGGAATAATAAGTCCGCCGGCAGTCTTTGTTTCTGCCGCAACCTGCTTTACCAATACACGATCTGCCAATGGTCTGATTTTCATAAAAATCCTCCAGAATTAAAACTATTTTGAAAATTCAGCATGTTCATCCAGTATTACCCGGAATTTCACGCTTTAATCTGCATTTTCGTATTTATAAGTTACAAAGATTCGGGCAAATAGTCAAATTTTTTTATTGTCTTTGGGACTGTATTTTTCTTAAATAAAGTGCAGCCTTTCTGTGGGACGGGTTAAGCGAAAGTGCATACTGAAGGGAGCGTATTGCAGAAGCTTTCTGCTCATTTTCATACTGAACGCAGGCTGTTCTGTAAAGGATTTCGGCCTTAAGGGTTCCTGCAGGCGTTATGGAAGAAGCTTTGTTCAGATATTCAAGGGCGCGCGAAGCCTCACCGGAGTCCTCACATATTGCAGCCATGTTTACAAGTGAACGTATTACACTTTTCCTTGTATCCGGGGAAAAAGCAAAGTCCGCAGGCTTACCGTACTGACTCTGAATTGCATCATACAAAGAAAATGCTTCTGATACATTGTTTTTTGAAGCAAACCAGGCCGCATATTCCCTTTCCCAAAGTTCACAGTCAGAAAAATCACAGCCGGCACCGTATTTACCGTAAATATAGCCATCAAAAATGCGGCCAGCATCCTCTTCATTACCCGCCGCGCTAAGTTTTTCTACTGCATAGCGCACAACCGGCTCTGGGTATGAAAAAGTTCCGTCTTTGGCGTTGCTTTCGTTGTTTTCAAGAAAGGTCCACACTCTTGGCAAAAGAAGTGCAGAGCCTTCACTTTCATGAATATAAGAATAAAGTTTTTCTGCAAGAACACTCAGAGCGGCAAAATCCCTTCCTGCAGCTTTTTCTGATTCTGCAGCCTGCGTAATGTGCAAAAGTGCATCTTCTGCATAAACCGCAGGAATTGAATCCTTTTTTTCCATAGAGAGAGTTTTCAGTCCAACCTGCCTGAGTTTTTGAATCAATTCAGATTCAGGAGGTTCTGCTGCCAGATCCAGCGCAAAATCTGAATAGCAGGCAAGAACACGTTCATTCACCGGAAATTTTTCCAATGCCTCCGAAACATACTCATACCGTTTAAGTTCATTGTTCTCACGAAATGCATATGAAGCCAGATTAACATAGGCATTAGCTAAATCAGAGCGCACAGATTCATCTGTTTCAGGAACAGAAGCGGCTGCCTCAGTCAAAGTTTTGGAACAAAGCGCCGAACTTTTATAGTCCTCCAAAAGATAATGCAGGTCTGACTCAAGGGAAAGCGCTTCAAAATATGCAGCATAATCAGCGCCCGTTGCATAAGAAATGTCTTTCGTTTTGAGAACATCAAGACTTTCTGCAAAAAGCCCTGAATCATAAAAAACTTTTGCCCAGAAAACTGCAGAACGGCCGTCATTTACCCCGTCCTGAAAAAGAGACACTGCCTTTTCAAAGTTTCCTCTCTTCAAATAAACGGCTGCAGCATTCATAATCCACCGGGAATCTTTTGAACCGTTCCACGCATTCAGGTAAACCGGAATAAAACGTTCTTCCTGAAACACGAGTTTTTTTTCGTCTTCACCGGCAGAAGAAAATTCAGTATAAAAAGCTTCACTCAGAACCGCTTCTGCCAGTACAGACGAATAGGGTGTATCAGCCAGATTCTTTGCAACAGAAGCAGCAAGTGTATAATTATTTTCAGAAATAAGAATATCGGCATAAACAGCGCAGATTTCGTTATTTTCGGGCAGACTTTTATAGGCACGTTCAATTACTTTTCTTGCAAGTTCGTTTTCGCCAAGAATTTTGTATCTTTTGTAAACAGCAATTCTTTCAAAAGAACTGTATGAGTGTTTTTGGGCACGTTTCAATTCAGTCATTGCATCAGAAACATTTCCCTGTGAAATACAGTTATCTATGGAATTAAGAATGGCGGTAAAGGAGTCGCCTTTGGAACGGGAGGAACATGAAATAAAAAACGACACCAGCAAGGCCAGTGCCGTAATAAATACTTTTTTCAAGAAGCAGTCTCTTTGCGGATATTGTCCAGCACTGCATTAATGAACCTGAACGAGTCTGTTTCGCCGTAATCCTTTGCAATGGCAATAGCTTCGTCAATAACAATCGACGGATGCACATCTTTTTGAAAAAGAAGTGTAAAAATGCTTATTCTAAGAATTGCAAGCGAAACTTTGTTTACACGCTCAAAATCCCAGTTGTCTGACAGATGCTTTTTTATAAGAGCGTCTATTTCTTCCTGATGGTTAATCGTGCCCGAAACGAGAATACGGGCAAAATCATAACTGTCTGGTTCTGTCTCAGAGCCTTCTTTTTTATCCCACTCAAAGCGAAGAAGTTCATCAAGCGGAACTTCACCGACATCATGGGAATAGAGAGCCTGAAAAGCCAGAATGCGTCCTTTTCTTCGTGACACTTTTGTTTCCTTACCAGTTAAGCAGTTTTACAAGATCATCACCGGTTTTCTTGCGTTCAACATTTTCCGGAGTATCCAACTCTTCAGCTATCTTCTGTACAGATTCGGAAAAATACTGGCTCTGCTTCTGGGATGTAAGATTCTGCTTGATGTAGTCATAAACAGTTACTGTTGTTTCAGGCTGAACCACATCGCTCAGAGCAAGCATTTTTGCATCAAATTTTTTGAGAACAGCATAGAACTGAAAGTCTGTGTCTGTTTCTGTAATTTCACTGACAAATCCAATGTCCTTGCCGAAAAGTTCTATAATTTTGTCATAAGACCAGCCAAGCTGCTGTGCCTGCTGTGCAGTTTTGGCTACTGTAAGATCACCGGCTCTGTATTTTTTTCCGTTGTCTTCAGAGACCTTCATCTTGGACCCCTGTTTGTTGTCCTTTACATACTGGTTGCGAAGGTCAGTGGCAAGAGCGCGTGCTGCGACCTTGTCGTCACCTGCCGGAACAATAACAAGGAAAAGTTTGAGCATGTCATTCCATACAAAAGTTGACTTGTTCATCTCGTAGGCATTGCGGATTTCATCATCTGTTGCAGCCACTTTCTGAAGCTCGTTCTGCTTTTTTGTATAAACATACTGCTGTGCAATCAACTGGTTCTTGAGATAAGCCTTGTATTCGGCTGTACCCATTCCGCTGTTTTCCTTAAGGTATCCGTCCAGAGTAAGGCCGGTACGCTGTTTGATAAGATCTTCAAGCTGTGCTTCAGTAACAGAAGTACCAAGCTGCTGGCTGAATGTATTAAGGAAAGCACTTGTCACCTGACTGTCGGTAACAGACATTCCTTCTTTTGCCGCTGCCTGAGTAATAAGCTTTTCGTCAATAAGATTCTCGAGAATCTGCTTTTTCTGGTCGGAAGTCAGTTCCTTTATTCCGTAGGGCTTATACTGTGTAAGAACAAAATTTGCTCTTGTCTTAAGCTGTTTTAAAGTTATTGTCTCGGATTTATTCAGCTTCACAACTGCCAGCGGCTGAAAGTCATTCTGTGCAAAAACACCTGCAACAGCCGAAAGAAGAAGTGCAAATCCAATAGCTAATCGTTTCATAAAAACCTCTGCAAAATTTTTAAACGCACGAACACGCACGATTCTTTTTAATATAACATTTTTTTTGCTGTTTTGTTACAGTCTTTTAAGGCAACCTTAGTCAATAACAGCCCTGATTCTTCTTACTCCTGCAGAAGAAGACTGTTCCTTTACAATATGGAAATGACCGATAAGTCCCGTATGCTGAACATGTGGTCCGCCGCATACTTCCTTACTGAAGTCACCGATTGTATAAACAGAAACCTGTTTATCGTACTTTTCACCGAACAGGGCTCTTGCGCCTGATTTTTTTGCAGCTTCAAGATCCATAACTTCCATTGTTACGGGAAGATCTTTTGCAATCTGTTCGTTTACGATATCTTCAACCTTCTTTATTTCTTCTTTTGTCATTGCCCTTTCAAAAGAGAAATCAAAACGCATGCGCTCTGAAGTAATATTTGAACCCTTCTGTGCAACCTGCGGTCCGAGTACGTTGACAAGTGCCTGCTGAAGAAGATGTGTTGCAGTATGATATTTTGTAGTTATCTCGCTGTGGTCAATAAGTCCGCCCTTGAACTGCTGTCCGCTGGTGTCGCGTGAAAGTTCCTGGTGCTTCTTTTCGGCTTCCTTGAATCCTTCAACATCAACTTTCATTCCGTTTTCTTCGGCCATTTCCTGTGTAAGTTCAATTGGGAATCCAAAGGTATCGTAAAGACGGAATGCCACACGACCCGGAATTATCTTCTGCGGGTTTTTCTGAAGATTTGGAAGAAGCTTTTCAAATTCAGCCTCACCCTTTTTGAGTGTGTTGAGGAATTTCTTTTCTTCGTTTTCTATTTCTTTGAAGATAAAATCTTTGTGTTCTTCAAGTTCGGGGTATGCATTCTTGTATTCTTCTATTACAACAGCAGCAGGAGCGGTAAGGAATGTTCCGTCAAGGCCCAGTTTTCTTCCGTCTCTTACAGCGCGACGGATTATGCGGCGAAGAATGTAACCTGCACCCACATTGCTTGGTGTAACGGCCTGTGGGTCTCCAAGAATAAATGTTGCAGTTCTTACATGATCTGCAATTACGCGGAATGAACGGTCTGTTTTTTCGTCAGTTCCGTATTTTTTTCCAGAAAGTTCTTCTATTTTGTTTATAATAGGAACAAAAACGTCTGTGTCATAAACAGTTGCCTGTCCGTTAAGCATTGCTACGGTTCTTTCGGCACCCATTCCGGTGTCAACACATTTTCTTGCAAGCGGAGTGTAATGGCCTTCTGCATCCTTGTTGTACTGCATGAAAACGTTGTTCCAGATTTCTACGAATTTTCCGCAGTGGCAGCCAGGTTTACAGTCAGGTCCGCACTTTGGCTTTCCTGTATCATAGAAAATTTCTGTATCGGGACCGCAAGGACCTGTCTGACCGGCAGGACCCCACCAGTTGTCTTCTCTTGGCATAAA
Proteins encoded in this window:
- the recG gene encoding ATP-dependent DNA helicase RecG, coding for MKLSEIETAVEGLQGVGPSTAKLFSKMGIFTVADLLSTYPRDYEDRTKKIPLSEYKTAKVHTVCKVTGYEWFGYGRMKTLKIAVTDGTAQAWLVAFNRPFLQKSLPEGSLVSVTGQFIEKYGQLQSSAFDAVKIADTGDINDWQNKTAPDSAVLPIYPLTEGLSQKVFRKTVALALKQYGMGIDDEIPQEIISERKLLSKKHALVYVHVPATISQAKEARATLIYEELYLFEQKMALRALEHRGTLPADSEKKQLQNATSSLTKEKFAASLSPKQKQLFERLEFDLTRDQMQSIFEMNAEIDRSQNENNSMENSAWNLQRNPFSMQRLLQGDVGSGKTLAAFFVCLRVVDYGGQCAVLAPTELLARQHADNAAKRLGPLGVKVAFLTANIKSAGRENLLKALKTGDIDIVIGTHALFSHNTNYKKLQLAVIDEQHRFGVAQRESIVAKGRVSEGKYTHTPDVLMMSATPIPQTLALTVFGDLDISTIRTMPEGRKSIKTYLSVMGHEANVYEAVRKELQAGRQAYFVYPRISEENQDKSLKSAQEMFTFLSNKVYPEYKCALVHGKTEETEQNALLDSFRDGTTNILVATTVVEVGVDVPNATCMVIEHADRFGLAELHQLRGRVGRGSAQSYCFLIYGKNITQTGIERLKALHETTDGFKIAEEDLKLRGPGEVSGTVQSGYLTLNIADLARDKEVLKTARLDAISFLQKQQKI
- a CDS encoding alanine--tRNA ligase, which translates into the protein MTVNELRSKYIEFFKSKGHVEISGKSLIPNNDPTVLFTTAGMQPLVPYLLGEPHPSGTRLTDYQKCVRTGDIDSVGDPAHLTFFEMLGNWSLGAYFKQESIAYSYEFLTDPKYLGIPSEKLSVTVFEGENANGTEIPRDDEAASRWEEMGIPRERIYFMPREDNWWGPAGQTGPCGPDTEIFYDTGKPKCGPDCKPGCHCGKFVEIWNNVFMQYNKDAEGHYTPLARKCVDTGMGAERTVAMLNGQATVYDTDVFVPIINKIEELSGKKYGTDEKTDRSFRVIADHVRTATFILGDPQAVTPSNVGAGYILRRIIRRAVRDGRKLGLDGTFLTAPAAVVIEEYKNAYPELEEHKDFIFKEIENEEKKFLNTLKKGEAEFEKLLPNLQKNPQKIIPGRVAFRLYDTFGFPIELTQEMAEENGMKVDVEGFKEAEKKHQELSRDTSGQQFKGGLIDHSEITTKYHTATHLLQQALVNVLGPQVAQKGSNITSERMRFDFSFERAMTKEEIKKVEDIVNEQIAKDLPVTMEVMDLEAAKKSGARALFGEKYDKQVSVYTIGDFSKEVCGGPHVQHTGLIGHFHIVKEQSSSAGVRRIRAVID
- a CDS encoding MOSP complex formation periplasmic protein, TDE1658 family → MRVRAFKNFAEVFMKRLAIGFALLLSAVAGVFAQNDFQPLAVVKLNKSETITLKQLKTRANFVLTQYKPYGIKELTSDQKKQILENLIDEKLITQAAAKEGMSVTDSQVTSAFLNTFSQQLGTSVTEAQLEDLIKQRTGLTLDGYLKENSGMGTAEYKAYLKNQLIAQQYVYTKKQNELQKVAATDDEIRNAYEMNKSTFVWNDMLKLFLVIVPAGDDKVAARALATDLRNQYVKDNKQGSKMKVSEDNGKKYRAGDLTVAKTAQQAQQLGWSYDKIIELFGKDIGFVSEITETDTDFQFYAVLKKFDAKMLALSDVVQPETTVTVYDYIKQNLTSQKQSQYFSESVQKIAEELDTPENVERKKTGDDLVKLLNW
- a CDS encoding tetratricopeptide repeat protein, which translates into the protein MKKVFITALALLVSFFISCSSRSKGDSFTAILNSIDNCISQGNVSDAMTELKRAQKHSYSSFERIAVYKRYKILGENELARKVIERAYKSLPENNEICAVYADILISENNYTLAASVAKNLADTPYSSVLAEAVLSEAFYTEFSSAGEDEKKLVFQEERFIPVYLNAWNGSKDSRWIMNAAAVYLKRGNFEKAVSLFQDGVNDGRSAVFWAKVFYDSGLFAESLDVLKTKDISYATGADYAAYFEALSLESDLHYLLEDYKSSALCSKTLTEAAASVPETDESVRSDLANAYVNLASYAFRENNELKRYEYVSEALEKFPVNERVLACYSDFALDLAAEPPESELIQKLRQVGLKTLSMEKKDSIPAVYAEDALLHITQAAESEKAAGRDFAALSVLAEKLYSYIHESEGSALLLPRVWTFLENNESNAKDGTFSYPEPVVRYAVEKLSAAGNEEDAGRIFDGYIYGKYGAGCDFSDCELWEREYAAWFASKNNVSEAFSLYDAIQSQYGKPADFAFSPDTRKSVIRSLVNMAAICEDSGEASRALEYLNKASSITPAGTLKAEILYRTACVQYENEQKASAIRSLQYALSLNPSHRKAALYLRKIQSQRQ
- a CDS encoding sigma-70 family RNA polymerase sigma factor, with protein sequence MKDSFCKDLDVMKLHLNEINKIPLLSNEKEVELAKKAASGDKAARDLLVSSNMRFVVNVAKKYQNRGLDLEDLISEGYVGLLEAVTRFDVDRGYHFISYAVWWIRQSILKAVYEKGRAIRLPMNRTNEILQIEKARKAVSGSSKKTEAQELDEIASMLGMTKYHVREMLDISRDTLSLDAPSSYDDSGKMTLGDSVASDTRSDPSENAMDSSLRDSIFEVLGTLDSKSAQVLRMRFGLDSGECMSLKQVGDHFNLTKERIRQIEKTAIMRIRNSSRKDKLVDYVA
- a CDS encoding co-chaperone GroES, coding for MKIRPLADRVLVKQVAAETKTAGGLIIPDTAQEKTQQATVEAVGPGTEDEKITVKVGDKILYDKYAGTGIKIDGEDYLILKNSDIIAVVE
- the nusB gene encoding transcription antitermination factor NusB, with translation MSRRKGRILAFQALYSHDVGEVPLDELLRFEWDKKEGSETEPDSYDFARILVSGTINHQEEIDALIKKHLSDNWDFERVNKVSLAILRISIFTLLFQKDVHPSIVIDEAIAIAKDYGETDSFRFINAVLDNIRKETAS